One Streptomyces sp. P9-A2 DNA window includes the following coding sequences:
- a CDS encoding FecCD family ABC transporter permease, with protein MLVESPPEQRADTVPAHPNRRALLRVLGLFLSAVILVLVALASIAIGAKDLSLQQVWHGLFEDSGTYGDAVVADRLSRTVLGVLAGAALGLAGAVLQALTRNPLADPGLLGINAGASAAVVTAITFFGVTSLSGYVWFAFCGAAAVGALVWFLGGSRGATPVRLILAGTAITAALFGYLQAVMILDEAALGRMRFWTVGSLSSANGSIIQQVLPFLLAGFLLMPLLARPLNAMAMGDDTAKALGANLNRTRGLAMLAATLLCGAATAACGPIAFIGLMVPHVVRSFTGPDMRWILPYTAVLSPVLLLGADVIGRVLARPAELQVGIVTAIIGGPVFIYLVRRRRTAQL; from the coding sequence GTGTTGGTCGAGAGTCCCCCCGAACAGCGCGCGGACACCGTCCCCGCGCATCCGAACCGCCGGGCGCTGCTCCGTGTCCTGGGGCTGTTCCTCTCCGCCGTGATCCTGGTGCTCGTCGCCCTGGCGAGTATCGCGATCGGGGCGAAGGACCTGTCCCTGCAGCAGGTCTGGCACGGCCTGTTCGAGGATTCGGGCACCTACGGCGATGCCGTCGTCGCCGACCGGTTGTCACGGACCGTTCTCGGCGTGCTCGCCGGTGCCGCACTCGGCCTGGCGGGAGCGGTGCTCCAGGCGCTGACCCGTAACCCGCTGGCCGATCCTGGACTGCTCGGCATCAACGCGGGCGCGTCCGCGGCGGTCGTCACGGCCATCACCTTCTTCGGCGTCACCTCGCTGTCCGGCTACGTGTGGTTCGCGTTCTGCGGGGCGGCGGCGGTCGGGGCACTGGTGTGGTTCCTGGGCGGCAGCCGGGGCGCCACACCGGTGCGCCTGATCCTCGCCGGCACCGCGATCACCGCCGCGCTGTTCGGCTACCTCCAGGCGGTCATGATCCTGGACGAGGCCGCCCTGGGCAGGATGCGCTTCTGGACGGTCGGATCGCTGTCCTCGGCGAACGGTTCGATCATCCAGCAGGTACTTCCGTTCCTGCTGGCCGGCTTCCTCCTGATGCCGCTGCTGGCCCGGCCGCTGAACGCCATGGCCATGGGCGACGACACCGCCAAGGCCCTGGGCGCCAACCTGAACCGCACACGAGGGCTGGCCATGCTCGCCGCGACCCTGCTCTGCGGGGCCGCGACGGCCGCCTGCGGGCCGATCGCCTTCATCGGCCTGATGGTGCCGCACGTGGTGCGCTCGTTCACCGGACCCGACATGCGCTGGATCCTGCCGTACACGGCCGTCCTGTCGCCCGTACTGCTGCTCGGCGCCGATGTGATCGGCCGCGTCCTGGCCCGGCCCGCCGAACTCCAGGTCGGCATCGTCACCGCGATCATCGGCGGCCCGGTGTTCATCTATCTCGTACGACGGCGGAGGACGGCCCAGCTGTGA
- a CDS encoding HAD hydrolase-like protein, translated as MSRSVRTRPGGSGQALSEAYDTALLDLDGVVYAGGKAIVHAVESLAVAGAGGMHLAYVTNNALRTPDTVAAHLTELGIPTEAGDVITSAQAVARLVSEQVPPGARVLVIGGEGLRVALSERGLTPVESADDDPAAVVQGYGGPDFPWGRFGEASYAIARGVPWFASNTDLTIPSGRGIAPGNGAAVEVVRIATGAEPQVAGKPLPPMHRETILRTGAERPLVVGDRLDTDIEGAFNGGVDSLLVLTGVTDGAQLLAAPPQHRPTFVDADLRGMLTGQPEVVAADGGGFRCDGWTATAAGERLELDGEGTALDGLRALCAAAWTAAGDGGCRLDGGKALARLGL; from the coding sequence ATGAGCCGAAGCGTCAGGACGAGGCCCGGGGGCAGTGGGCAGGCCCTGAGTGAGGCGTACGACACGGCGCTGCTGGACCTCGACGGTGTGGTGTACGCGGGTGGGAAGGCGATCGTCCACGCGGTCGAGTCGCTGGCCGTGGCCGGCGCCGGGGGCATGCACCTGGCGTACGTGACGAACAACGCCCTGCGCACACCGGACACCGTCGCCGCGCATCTGACGGAGCTGGGAATACCGACGGAGGCCGGCGATGTGATCACATCGGCGCAGGCGGTCGCGCGGCTGGTGAGCGAACAGGTGCCGCCGGGGGCCAGGGTGCTGGTGATCGGTGGCGAGGGCCTGCGGGTGGCGCTGAGCGAGCGCGGGCTGACGCCCGTGGAGTCGGCGGACGACGACCCGGCGGCGGTGGTGCAGGGGTACGGCGGTCCCGACTTCCCGTGGGGGCGGTTCGGGGAGGCGAGTTACGCGATCGCGCGTGGGGTGCCGTGGTTCGCGTCCAACACGGATCTGACGATCCCCAGCGGCCGGGGCATCGCGCCGGGGAACGGGGCGGCGGTGGAGGTCGTACGGATCGCGACGGGAGCCGAGCCGCAGGTGGCGGGCAAGCCGCTGCCGCCGATGCACCGGGAGACCATTCTGCGGACGGGCGCCGAGCGGCCGCTGGTGGTGGGCGACCGGCTGGACACGGACATCGAGGGCGCGTTCAACGGCGGTGTCGACTCCCTGCTGGTGCTCACGGGCGTGACCGACGGGGCGCAGCTGCTGGCCGCGCCGCCACAGCACCGTCCGACCTTCGTCGACGCCGATCTGCGCGGGATGCTCACCGGGCAGCCGGAGGTCGTCGCGGCGGACGGCGGCGGGTTCCGGTGCGACGGCTGGACGGCGACGGCGGCCGGTGAGCGCCTGGAGCTGGACGGGGAGGGTACGGCTCTGGACGGGCTGCGGGCATTGTGCGCGGCGGCGTGGACGGCGGCGGGCGACGGCGGGTGCCGGCTGGACGGCGGGAAGGCGCTGGCACGGCTGGGACTGTGA
- a CDS encoding DUF1015 domain-containing protein, translating to MKTAGPSEAKARRGLELTPFRGLRYDPDRVGSLAAVTSPPYDVVVRPDGLHHLQSADPYNIVRLILPEADTSEARNAQAAETLNRWRAEGVLTTDPEPGLYVYEQRDGDGLLQRGIIGALRVSDPDEQLVLPHEDVMPHIVADRAALMLAASANLEPLLLTYPGDGSAAATADLIERTAKTPPLLATTTEDGFHHRLWSLTDPEDLATVQTDLAGLQALIADGHHRWATYRRLRAQHPSPSPWDHGLVLLVDTARYPLRVRAIHRLLHGLPVTDALAALDGLFRVRRVDAALPEAMEVLAEAAGAGNAFLLAGDGAFHLVDRPDPDLLARTVPADRPEAWRTLDATVLHSTLLEQVWHVPEDSPAHIAYIHDTTATVEKAERDGGTAVLMHPVREEVVRDLARQGVTMPRKSTSFGPKPASGLVLRAFDT from the coding sequence ATGAAGACTGCAGGTCCCTCGGAAGCGAAGGCGCGCCGAGGCCTGGAACTCACCCCGTTCCGAGGCCTTCGTTACGACCCCGACCGGGTCGGCAGCCTGGCCGCCGTGACATCCCCGCCGTACGACGTCGTCGTCCGCCCCGACGGTCTGCATCACCTGCAGTCCGCCGACCCGTACAACATCGTCCGGCTGATCCTGCCCGAGGCCGACACCTCCGAAGCCCGCAATGCCCAGGCCGCCGAGACCCTGAACCGCTGGCGGGCCGAGGGCGTCCTGACCACGGACCCCGAACCCGGTCTCTACGTCTATGAACAGCGCGACGGCGACGGTCTGCTGCAGCGCGGGATCATCGGCGCCCTGCGCGTGTCGGACCCCGACGAGCAGCTGGTCCTGCCGCACGAGGACGTCATGCCGCACATCGTCGCCGACCGCGCGGCTCTCATGCTGGCCGCCTCGGCGAACCTCGAGCCTCTGCTGCTGACCTACCCCGGCGACGGATCGGCAGCCGCCACCGCCGACCTGATCGAGCGCACGGCCAAGACGCCTCCCCTCCTCGCGACCACCACGGAGGACGGCTTCCACCACCGGCTGTGGTCCCTCACCGACCCCGAGGACCTGGCCACCGTACAGACCGACCTGGCCGGCCTGCAGGCGCTCATCGCCGACGGCCACCACCGCTGGGCGACCTACCGCCGCCTGCGCGCGCAGCACCCCTCCCCCAGCCCTTGGGACCACGGCCTGGTGCTCCTCGTCGACACGGCCCGCTACCCGCTGCGCGTCCGCGCCATCCACCGCCTGCTGCACGGCCTGCCCGTCACGGACGCGTTGGCGGCCCTCGACGGCCTGTTCCGGGTCCGCCGCGTCGACGCCGCGTTGCCGGAGGCCATGGAGGTGCTGGCCGAGGCGGCCGGTGCGGGCAACGCCTTCCTCCTGGCCGGCGACGGCGCCTTCCACCTCGTCGACCGCCCGGACCCGGATCTGCTGGCCCGCACGGTCCCCGCCGACCGCCCGGAAGCCTGGCGCACCCTGGACGCGACGGTCCTGCACTCCACGCTCCTGGAACAGGTGTGGCACGTCCCCGAGGACTCCCCGGCCCACATCGCCTACATCCACGACACGACCGCGACCGTCGAGAAGGCGGAACGCGACGGCGGTACGGCGGTGCTGATGCATCCGGTCCGCGAGGAGGTCGTCCGCGACCTCGCCCGCCAAGGTGTCACGATGCCCCGCAAGTCGACGTCCTTCGGCCCCAAGCCGGCCTCGGGGCTGGTGCTGCGCGCGTTCGACACGTGA
- a CDS encoding tetratricopeptide repeat protein, which produces MPIPEEVTGEEIDKDVRQELQSLPKTLAEDVAKNLVMVARLIDEDPEGAYGYSKVALRLASRVAAVREAAGFAAYANQKYSEALAEFRAARRMTGTTELWPLMADCERGLGRPEKALDMAGAPEVQKLDKAGQVEMRLVAAGARRDMGQLDAAIVTLQSSELASHAVQPWTARLRYAYADALLAADRADEAREWFAKAVEADRDGSTDASDRLAEMDGVEFIDVHDEADADVDAASDTSADEAETEDVRTDPDNGGADKAETDAAKAETDVDKD; this is translated from the coding sequence CTGCCGATCCCCGAGGAGGTCACGGGCGAGGAGATCGACAAGGACGTACGGCAGGAGTTGCAGAGCCTGCCCAAGACGCTCGCGGAGGATGTTGCCAAGAACCTGGTGATGGTCGCCCGGCTGATCGACGAGGACCCCGAGGGCGCGTACGGCTACTCCAAGGTGGCGTTGCGGCTGGCGTCGCGCGTCGCCGCCGTACGGGAGGCCGCCGGCTTCGCCGCGTACGCCAACCAGAAGTACTCCGAGGCGCTGGCCGAGTTCCGGGCGGCGCGGAGGATGACCGGCACCACGGAGCTGTGGCCCCTCATGGCCGACTGCGAGCGTGGGCTCGGGCGGCCGGAGAAGGCGCTGGACATGGCAGGTGCCCCCGAGGTGCAGAAGCTGGACAAGGCCGGGCAGGTCGAGATGCGGCTCGTCGCGGCCGGTGCGCGGCGCGACATGGGGCAACTGGACGCCGCCATTGTGACGCTCCAGAGCTCCGAGCTGGCGTCCCACGCCGTACAGCCGTGGACCGCGCGGCTGCGGTACGCGTACGCCGACGCGCTTCTCGCCGCCGACCGGGCGGACGAGGCCCGGGAGTGGTTCGCGAAGGCCGTGGAGGCCGACCGGGACGGCAGCACCGACGCCTCGGACCGGCTGGCCGAGATGGACGGCGTGGAGTTCATCGACGTGCATGACGAGGCCGACGCGGACGTCGACGCCGCTTCCGACACCTCGGCCGACGAGGCCGAGACCGAGGACGTGCGCACGGACCCGGACAACGGCGGTGCGGACAAGGCCGAGACCGACGCCGCCAAGGCCGAGACCGACGTCGACAAGGACTGA